The following are encoded together in the Iodobacter fluviatilis genome:
- the cspE gene encoding transcription antiterminator/RNA stability regulator CspE, producing the protein MSSKMTGTVKFFNTEKGFGFISPVDGSKDVFVHFSAIQSTSFKTLDEGQRVEFTIEQGQKGPSAANVVGL; encoded by the coding sequence ATGTCTAGCAAAATGACCGGTACTGTAAAATTCTTTAATACGGAAAAGGGATTTGGTTTTATCTCTCCTGTAGATGGCAGTAAAGATGTGTTTGTACATTTCTCTGCCATTCAGTCTACGAGCTTTAAAACCTTGGATGAAGGGCAGCGTGTTGAGTTTACTATTGAGCAGGGGCAGAAAGGCCCCTCAGCTGCAAACGTAGTTGGTTTGTAA
- a CDS encoding carbon starvation CstA family protein, with the protein MNHFKKWGVWLLVALGGAFSFAMLALSRGEHVNAVWLVLAAISCYSIAYRFYSKFIAEKVFELDDNRLTPAYRRNDGLDYVPTNKWVLFGHHFAAIAGAGPLVGPILAAQMGFLPGTIWILVGVMLAGAVQDFLILFISTRRDGRSLGEMAKQELGPFAGVIVMLGALGVMIIILSALALVVVKALAESPWGVFSIAATIPIALFMGVYMRYIRPGHIGEISLIGFVLMMAAIVYGGDIAANPEWAPLFTMSGTELTWALIIYGFIASVLPVWLLLAPRDYLSTFLKIGVIAGLAVGIVFAAPELKMPAVSRFIDGSGPVFAGSLFPFLFITIACGAISGFHALVASGTTPKLIEKESHIRLIGYGSMLMESFVALMALICASVLDPGVYFAMNSPAALIGTTVEHAASVINGWGFVITPEYLTQIAKDVGEHSILSRAGGAPTFAVGMAHIISTITGSTAMMGFWYHFAILFEALFILTAVDAGTRACRFMVQDTVGVFIPGLAKTQSWVGNLIGTAVAVAGWGFFVYQGVTDPLGGINTLWPLFGIGNQMLATMALLLGTVVIFKMKKQRYAWVTLLPTVWLFITSMTAGWQKIFHENPKIGFLAQASRFKSAIHDGTLLAPAKSIADMERIVFNNQINAVLCSFFMLVAITMLVATIIQIRKALNNKEISVHEVGGPLTTEAGHA; encoded by the coding sequence ATGAATCATTTTAAAAAATGGGGAGTCTGGCTGCTGGTTGCACTTGGTGGTGCATTCTCGTTTGCCATGCTGGCCTTAAGCCGAGGTGAGCATGTTAATGCAGTCTGGCTGGTACTGGCCGCTATCTCCTGCTACAGCATTGCTTACCGTTTTTACTCTAAATTTATCGCCGAAAAAGTGTTCGAGCTCGACGATAACCGCCTCACGCCCGCCTACCGCCGTAACGACGGGCTAGATTATGTGCCAACCAACAAATGGGTATTGTTTGGCCACCACTTTGCCGCCATTGCTGGTGCCGGCCCCTTAGTTGGGCCCATTTTGGCCGCACAAATGGGCTTTTTGCCTGGCACCATCTGGATTCTAGTTGGCGTAATGCTGGCAGGGGCGGTGCAGGATTTCTTAATTTTATTTATCTCTACCCGCCGCGATGGCCGCTCCCTGGGGGAGATGGCCAAGCAAGAGCTCGGCCCCTTTGCTGGGGTGATTGTGATGCTGGGCGCACTGGGCGTGATGATTATCATCTTGTCTGCACTGGCTCTGGTGGTGGTTAAAGCGTTAGCAGAAAGCCCATGGGGCGTGTTCTCGATTGCCGCGACCATCCCAATTGCGCTATTTATGGGCGTGTATATGCGCTATATCCGGCCAGGCCACATTGGTGAAATCTCGCTGATTGGCTTTGTGCTGATGATGGCAGCCATTGTGTATGGTGGTGATATTGCGGCCAACCCTGAGTGGGCACCGCTATTTACCATGAGTGGCACTGAGCTAACATGGGCCTTGATTATCTACGGCTTTATTGCTTCAGTTTTACCGGTGTGGCTACTGCTGGCACCGCGTGATTATTTATCTACCTTCCTAAAAATTGGCGTAATTGCTGGCCTTGCTGTTGGAATTGTTTTTGCCGCACCCGAGCTAAAAATGCCCGCCGTCAGCCGCTTTATTGACGGCAGTGGCCCAGTCTTTGCTGGCAGCCTGTTCCCATTTTTGTTTATCACCATTGCCTGCGGCGCGATCTCTGGCTTTCATGCGCTAGTCGCATCCGGCACCACCCCTAAGCTAATCGAAAAAGAAAGTCATATCCGCCTAATTGGCTATGGCTCGATGCTGATGGAATCCTTTGTAGCGCTCATGGCGCTGATCTGCGCATCGGTACTTGATCCTGGCGTTTACTTTGCCATGAACTCGCCAGCAGCGCTGATCGGCACCACCGTAGAGCACGCAGCAAGCGTAATCAACGGCTGGGGCTTTGTGATTACGCCGGAGTACCTCACGCAAATTGCTAAAGATGTAGGCGAGCATTCAATTTTATCGCGGGCAGGTGGCGCGCCAACCTTTGCGGTGGGCATGGCACATATCATCAGCACCATTACCGGCAGCACCGCCATGATGGGCTTTTGGTATCACTTTGCGATTTTATTTGAAGCACTGTTTATTTTGACGGCTGTAGACGCAGGCACTCGCGCCTGCCGCTTTATGGTGCAAGACACCGTAGGCGTGTTTATTCCTGGCCTTGCAAAAACCCAATCATGGGTCGGCAATTTAATCGGCACCGCCGTGGCTGTTGCTGGCTGGGGCTTCTTTGTTTACCAAGGCGTAACCGATCCGCTAGGTGGCATTAACACCCTGTGGCCGCTATTTGGCATTGGCAATCAAATGCTGGCGACAATGGCGCTGCTGCTAGGCACCGTTGTGATCTTTAAAATGAAGAAACAGCGCTACGCTTGGGTCACCCTGCTGCCCACCGTATGGCTGTTTATTACCTCGATGACGGCGGGCTGGCAAAAGATTTTCCATGAAAATCCTAAAATCGGCTTTCTAGCGCAGGCAAGCCGCTTTAAGAGTGCCATTCATGACGGCACCCTACTGGCCCCAGCAAAAAGCATTGCGGATATGGAAAGAATTGTCTTCAATAACCAGATCAACGCGGTGCTATGCAGCTTCTTTATGCTAGTTGCGATCACCATGCTAGTTGCAACCATTATTCAGATTCGTAAAGCACTAAATAATAAAGAAATATCGGTGCATGAAGTAGGTGGACCATTAACCACGGAGGCCGGCCATGCTTAA
- a CDS encoding metal-dependent hydrolase has product MFIAHIPSGYIYAVSIIKSIKKIAIPTHLIIFSAVLGSILPDFDLIYFYLIDHRQTHHHKYITHWPLLWISLVFISYLIYAFSSHKKLGLLSLIAFSSCMIHIILDTVVGDIWWFFPLIDKPFALFTVNALYKPWWLNFILHWSFALELAICSFAAFIYIKRKKNN; this is encoded by the coding sequence ATGTTCATAGCGCATATTCCTTCGGGCTACATCTACGCTGTATCTATTATAAAAAGCATTAAGAAAATAGCGATACCAACGCATCTTATTATTTTTTCTGCTGTACTAGGCTCAATTCTTCCTGATTTTGACCTTATATACTTTTATTTAATTGACCATCGCCAGACACACCACCATAAATATATAACTCACTGGCCTTTGCTTTGGATTTCTTTGGTTTTTATTTCATACTTAATTTATGCTTTTTCTTCACATAAAAAACTGGGGCTCCTCTCGCTGATTGCTTTCTCATCCTGCATGATACATATTATTTTAGATACAGTAGTTGGGGATATCTGGTGGTTTTTTCCGCTCATTGATAAACCTTTTGCTCTGTTTACAGTAAACGCCCTATATAAACCCTGGTGGCTTAATTTTATACTTCATTGGTCATTTGCTTTAGAGCTAGCCATTTGCAGCTTTGCGGCCTTTATTTACATTAAGCGCAAAAAAAATAATTAA
- the folE2 gene encoding GTP cyclohydrolase FolE2 has protein sequence MTMAIADVQNTVDTRNIAINKVGIKSIRHPVKVADRTDGVQHTIAMFDMYVFLPKQFKGTHMSRFVEILNSHEKEISVDSFETILREMCQRLEADSGYLEMRFPYFINKIAPVSGVQSLMDYDVTLIGELKNGVFEQKLRVLVPVTSLCPCSKKISAYGAHNQRSHVTVTATLAQSVWIEEVVALVEAEASCELYGLLKRPDEKYVTERAYDNPKFVEDMVRDVAARVLADPRVSAYVVESENFESIHNHSAYALIEYDKREA, from the coding sequence ATGACCATGGCGATTGCCGACGTGCAAAACACGGTGGATACCCGCAATATTGCGATCAATAAAGTGGGCATTAAGTCCATTCGTCACCCAGTTAAAGTAGCGGATCGTACCGATGGCGTGCAGCACACTATCGCCATGTTTGATATGTATGTGTTCTTGCCTAAGCAATTCAAAGGCACGCATATGTCGCGCTTTGTGGAAATCTTAAATAGCCACGAAAAAGAAATTTCGGTTGATTCTTTTGAAACGATTTTGCGTGAAATGTGCCAGCGTTTAGAAGCGGATTCAGGCTATTTGGAAATGCGTTTCCCTTATTTTATTAATAAAATAGCACCTGTATCCGGCGTACAAAGTCTAATGGATTACGATGTTACGCTGATTGGCGAGCTTAAAAATGGCGTATTTGAGCAAAAGTTAAGGGTATTGGTTCCAGTAACTAGCCTATGTCCGTGCTCGAAAAAAATCTCAGCTTATGGCGCGCACAATCAGCGCTCACACGTGACCGTGACAGCCACATTGGCGCAAAGCGTCTGGATTGAAGAAGTGGTGGCGCTGGTGGAAGCTGAAGCCTCTTGCGAGCTGTATGGCTTGCTTAAGCGCCCAGATGAAAAATATGTTACAGAACGTGCTTACGATAACCCTAAATTTGTAGAAGATATGGTGCGTGATGTTGCGGCACGTGTACTCGCTGATCCGCGTGTTAGCGCTTATGTGGTTGAATCAGAAAACTTTGAATCTATCCACAATCACTCCGCCTATGCCCTGATTGAGTACGATAAGCGCGAAGCGTAA
- a CDS encoding IMPACT family protein, producing MTTSIATAVSAEIIIKKSRFIAHIHPVSGRAEALALVDAYWQQHPEARHVCWALLAGGESGMNDDGEPSGTAAKPIMNVLQHKHLDGVLGVVVRYFGGIKLGAGGLTRAYTDAIATALLGAEYISNIAQAQLEIALPFSEEGRIRRFVAQHDGVVLGVHYSNIEAFLQLQLAQDQSAPLLQEIKNLCSGQLRLTSS from the coding sequence ATGACGACCTCTATTGCCACTGCGGTTTCTGCAGAAATTATCATTAAAAAAAGCCGCTTTATCGCCCATATTCATCCGGTTTCTGGCCGCGCTGAGGCGCTAGCGCTGGTGGACGCTTACTGGCAGCAGCATCCAGAAGCCCGCCATGTTTGCTGGGCGCTGCTAGCGGGCGGTGAATCAGGGATGAATGACGACGGCGAGCCATCCGGTACGGCAGCCAAGCCCATTATGAATGTCTTACAGCACAAACATCTGGATGGCGTTTTGGGTGTGGTGGTGCGTTATTTTGGTGGAATTAAGCTGGGTGCTGGTGGGCTGACCCGTGCCTATACCGATGCCATTGCCACCGCCTTGCTAGGGGCCGAATACATTAGTAACATCGCTCAAGCCCAGCTCGAAATCGCCCTGCCCTTTAGTGAAGAAGGAAGAATCCGCCGCTTTGTAGCCCAGCATGATGGTGTGGTTTTAGGCGTGCACTACAGCAATATCGAGGCCTTTTTACAGCTACAGCTAGCGCAGGATCAGTCGGCTCCCCTCCTGCAAGAAATCAAGAATCTATGCTCAGGCCAGCTACGACTTACAAGTAGCTAG
- a CDS encoding alpha-2-macroglobulin family protein produces MMNKALQICLPAFQLLSRGISWVLTLLFGEVNWQAPGWLKKLALWLEVAVRWMRAKPKQAGIALLAFALLATGGTMGWRWYQAQPKQQRVSYVVTAPALTPYDEKDRPQPLPLVVEFNESTAPLKQIDKPAGDGVQLSPALAGSWVWEGDRKLVFSPKADWPIDAEFEVTLAKKKLFAESVKLEEYRFTFKTAPFAANVAESRFYQDPRDANLKKLVATLHFSHPVDPASIQKNINLKLGGGLGFQSDKVPPYSISFDKAKLNAFIHSAPLTVPKEDSDILLTLAKGAKASQGGNALDAELTSQISVPGLYSLRFDNVQMLLADNERYEPEQVVMMSSNVPVSEAALKGKVHAWLLPEYPPNTPKEDQHGNYQWGASQVGKAQLTTELALKALPAADEYGTQHSWRFSAPVGRSVFLQVDAGVQAFGGYQSGKIMSRVFQVAPYPKAVKLLSDGALLSMASDKKIAFVARGLPGVRIEVGRLLPNQLHHLVDQSSGNFAKPEIADQYLDTLVERFTEERTLPATEPGKPYYDSIDLTRYLADKTGNRRGVFMLKLTPFDPKHPKNRDEETSDSRFILVSDLGVLAKTAVDGSNDVFVQSISGGNAVDGVKIDVIGRNGLTVASSLTDSSGRAHLPALKDLTREKAPLMYLVSKGDDVSFLPINRYDRQLDLSRFDIGGIANAASAQQLSSFVFSDRGMYRPGETAHIHSITRTANWVGSLTGLPLEIEITDPRGQTVKKERIKLSSSGFESIDFASSDTSATGDYQIGVYLIKGKNDHEQIGSGSIKVKEFEPDRMKVSATLSHAPVAGWIKPEDIKANVKVMHLFGSPAGGRRVEGEMVLTPSVPAFAAFPDYRFSEAGQLKEPFRDALPSATSNDQGDAELNLNLARFARSTYQLHLTARAFEAGSGRGVAAESAVLVSSAPYLIGVKSDGEMAYIQRNAKRAAHWLALGPDLKPIIAEQLTVNWVERKYVSVLVKQPDATFKYQSRKKEINRDSKPLSLPASGSNLTLPTAEPGDFALVIKGPDGAELNRIEYTVVGAANIARSLERNAELQLTLNKKDYKAGEEIEVNIRAPYTGAGLITIERDKVYSHIWFKADTTSSVQKITLPKDFEGNGYISVQFIRSPSSDEVYMSPLSYGVVPFAVNLDARRLDVKIANAKEVKPGQKLELKVSSNQDARIVVFAVDEGILQVARYNTPKPLDFFFQKRALDVRTSQILDLILPEFARLMQGAAPGGDAAGALGKHLNPFKRKRQSAVAWWSGLIDVGPQGKTLSYTVPDTFNGKLRLMAVAVTPDKIGVFEGGTQVRGDLILSPNVPYILAPGDEFTVSLGVFNNLRTAGITPVQLKLDADVAFTLLSPAQQTLNIASQREASAEFRLRANSVLGSGSLRFTASSGSKQGIARDAVSIRPAVPYSTKLSVGRFDHATQEVALSRDLFKEYRKVSAGVAGSPLVWAQGLAVYLDGYAYSCTEQVISKGFPALLLPNLDRTKTQTAFNKLKQTLAERQNDEGSFGLWASNPDISRFASVYAVHYLIEAKERGLPVSDDMLKRANSWLETLATGSSENLSEARERAYAIYLLSRQGVMTSGMIAALQQELEAHHAKVWQQDLTAAYLAASYKLLKQDALAKSLFKTVPWLLLAKATPSTGESYYNPLVHDAQRLYLLSRHFKEQLNSVPAAELAQLGNAISAQNYHSLSAAYLMLGLEAYSNNAGTFTLAEVDKSGKVSKLDNTAMLSNTAHRVRFGKEGALPGFYLLSEAGFDKLPPKAAIKQGVEIIREYTDLAGKVISKVKIGEEFLVRLRLRSEQKGSQMAIVELLPGGVEIVPSPKEDAPAQASLEGESEGDGDPQRPTWQAPLGEKQSSWRPDYLDMRDDRIVLYGNISKDAATFVYRLRATHAGIFQTPAPYAEAMYGTQQGRGVAGKLEIVKP; encoded by the coding sequence ATGATGAATAAAGCCTTGCAGATTTGCTTACCCGCTTTCCAGCTTTTATCTCGCGGGATATCCTGGGTTTTAACGTTGCTGTTTGGCGAGGTGAACTGGCAAGCGCCGGGCTGGCTCAAAAAATTAGCGCTTTGGCTGGAGGTGGCAGTGCGCTGGATGCGCGCCAAGCCCAAGCAAGCCGGGATTGCCCTGCTGGCTTTTGCCCTGCTGGCAACAGGAGGAACGATGGGCTGGCGCTGGTATCAGGCTCAGCCTAAGCAGCAGCGAGTGAGCTATGTAGTGACCGCACCCGCGCTTACGCCTTATGACGAAAAAGACCGGCCGCAGCCTTTGCCGCTGGTGGTGGAATTTAACGAATCCACAGCACCACTCAAGCAAATCGACAAACCCGCTGGCGATGGCGTGCAACTATCCCCTGCCTTGGCTGGCAGCTGGGTTTGGGAAGGCGATAGAAAACTGGTTTTCAGCCCCAAAGCCGACTGGCCAATTGATGCCGAGTTTGAAGTGACACTCGCCAAGAAAAAACTCTTTGCAGAGAGCGTAAAGCTGGAGGAATACCGCTTTACTTTCAAGACCGCGCCCTTTGCCGCCAATGTGGCCGAATCACGATTTTACCAAGATCCAAGGGATGCTAATCTTAAGAAGCTGGTCGCCACCCTGCACTTTAGTCATCCGGTAGACCCTGCCAGCATCCAAAAAAACATCAACCTAAAATTAGGCGGTGGGCTGGGCTTTCAGAGCGATAAAGTGCCGCCCTATTCAATCAGCTTTGATAAAGCCAAGCTCAACGCTTTTATTCACTCCGCCCCGCTCACCGTGCCTAAAGAAGACAGCGATATTCTGCTCACTTTGGCAAAAGGCGCTAAAGCCAGCCAAGGTGGCAATGCCCTAGACGCAGAATTAACCAGCCAAATCAGCGTGCCCGGCCTCTACAGCCTGCGTTTCGATAATGTGCAAATGCTGCTGGCCGATAACGAGCGCTACGAACCCGAACAAGTGGTGATGATGTCCAGCAATGTGCCGGTTTCTGAAGCCGCACTAAAAGGTAAAGTCCATGCTTGGCTCTTGCCGGAGTACCCGCCCAACACGCCCAAAGAAGATCAACATGGCAACTATCAGTGGGGGGCAAGTCAAGTTGGCAAAGCCCAGCTAACAACAGAGCTAGCGCTTAAAGCCCTGCCTGCTGCCGATGAATACGGCACCCAACATAGCTGGCGCTTCTCAGCCCCAGTTGGGCGCTCGGTGTTTTTACAGGTAGATGCCGGCGTGCAGGCTTTTGGTGGCTATCAATCCGGCAAGATTATGAGCCGTGTGTTTCAAGTAGCACCCTATCCTAAGGCCGTGAAGTTGTTATCCGATGGCGCGCTGCTCTCTATGGCCTCAGATAAAAAAATCGCCTTTGTGGCGCGCGGCCTACCAGGGGTGCGGATTGAAGTGGGGCGCTTATTGCCCAATCAGCTCCACCATTTGGTTGACCAAAGCAGCGGCAACTTTGCCAAGCCCGAGATAGCCGATCAGTATCTAGATACCTTAGTCGAGCGTTTTACTGAAGAGCGCACCCTGCCTGCCACCGAGCCTGGCAAGCCCTACTACGACAGCATCGATCTGACGCGCTATCTGGCCGACAAAACCGGCAACCGGCGTGGTGTATTTATGCTTAAGCTCACGCCTTTTGACCCTAAGCATCCTAAAAACCGCGATGAGGAAACCAGTGACAGCCGCTTTATTCTGGTCTCTGATTTAGGCGTACTGGCCAAAACCGCCGTGGACGGCAGCAATGATGTATTTGTGCAGTCCATCTCCGGTGGCAATGCAGTTGATGGCGTAAAAATTGATGTGATAGGTCGCAATGGCCTCACCGTTGCCAGCAGCCTTACCGACAGCAGCGGCCGCGCCCATCTGCCTGCACTAAAAGATTTAACCCGTGAAAAAGCGCCGCTGATGTATTTAGTCAGTAAGGGGGACGATGTCTCGTTTCTGCCAATTAACCGCTACGATCGGCAGCTTGATCTATCGCGCTTTGATATTGGCGGCATTGCCAATGCGGCCTCGGCGCAGCAGTTATCCAGCTTTGTGTTTTCTGATCGCGGCATGTATCGCCCAGGCGAAACCGCGCATATCCATAGTATTACCCGCACAGCTAACTGGGTGGGCTCTTTAACTGGCCTGCCACTGGAAATTGAAATCACCGATCCGCGTGGGCAAACCGTCAAAAAAGAACGAATAAAGCTCAGCAGCTCTGGTTTTGAAAGTATTGATTTTGCCAGCAGCGATACCTCAGCCACCGGCGATTATCAGATTGGCGTTTATCTAATCAAAGGCAAAAACGATCACGAGCAGATCGGCAGTGGCAGCATCAAGGTTAAAGAGTTTGAGCCAGACCGGATGAAAGTCAGCGCCACGCTTAGCCATGCGCCAGTAGCAGGCTGGATTAAGCCGGAAGATATTAAGGCGAATGTAAAAGTCATGCATCTATTTGGCAGCCCAGCGGGCGGGCGGCGGGTAGAGGGCGAGATGGTCTTAACGCCTAGCGTGCCAGCCTTTGCCGCCTTCCCGGATTATCGCTTCAGCGAGGCGGGCCAGTTAAAAGAGCCGTTTAGAGACGCGCTGCCCAGCGCCACCAGTAATGATCAGGGGGACGCCGAGCTCAATCTTAATTTGGCGCGCTTTGCCCGATCCACCTACCAGCTGCATCTCACCGCCCGCGCTTTCGAAGCGGGTAGTGGCCGTGGCGTGGCGGCAGAAAGCGCCGTGCTGGTATCCTCTGCTCCGTATTTGATCGGGGTAAAAAGCGATGGCGAGATGGCATATATCCAGCGCAATGCCAAACGTGCTGCGCACTGGCTGGCTCTTGGCCCAGATCTAAAACCCATTATTGCTGAGCAACTTACAGTGAACTGGGTGGAGCGCAAATATGTGTCGGTGTTAGTGAAGCAGCCCGACGCTACATTCAAATATCAATCACGTAAAAAAGAAATCAATCGCGACAGCAAGCCACTCAGCCTACCCGCCTCAGGCAGCAATTTGACGCTGCCAACTGCCGAGCCAGGTGATTTTGCGCTGGTGATCAAAGGGCCGGATGGCGCAGAGCTCAACCGTATCGAATACACCGTGGTGGGCGCAGCCAATATCGCCCGATCCTTAGAACGCAACGCCGAGTTGCAGCTCACTTTAAATAAAAAAGACTACAAAGCAGGTGAAGAAATCGAAGTGAATATCCGCGCGCCCTACACCGGCGCGGGGCTCATCACCATAGAGCGCGACAAGGTATATAGCCATATCTGGTTTAAAGCGGATACCACCAGCTCGGTACAAAAAATTACCCTGCCCAAAGACTTTGAAGGCAATGGTTACATCTCGGTGCAATTTATCCGCAGCCCAAGCAGCGATGAAGTCTATATGAGCCCGCTTTCTTATGGCGTAGTGCCGTTTGCGGTGAATCTGGACGCCAGACGCCTAGATGTAAAAATCGCCAATGCCAAGGAAGTAAAACCGGGGCAAAAACTGGAGCTTAAAGTCTCCAGCAATCAGGATGCGCGCATCGTGGTATTTGCAGTGGATGAAGGCATACTGCAAGTGGCACGATATAACACACCCAAGCCGCTGGATTTTTTCTTCCAGAAACGCGCCTTAGACGTACGCACCAGCCAGATTTTAGATTTAATTCTGCCGGAGTTTGCAAGGCTGATGCAGGGTGCAGCGCCGGGGGGCGATGCAGCAGGTGCGCTTGGCAAACACTTAAATCCCTTTAAACGCAAACGCCAGAGCGCCGTGGCGTGGTGGTCTGGGCTGATTGATGTGGGGCCACAGGGCAAAACGCTGAGCTACACCGTGCCGGATACCTTTAACGGCAAATTACGGCTGATGGCCGTAGCGGTTACGCCAGATAAAATCGGCGTATTTGAAGGCGGCACACAGGTACGCGGTGATTTAATTCTTAGCCCGAATGTGCCGTATATCTTGGCCCCTGGTGATGAATTTACCGTGAGCTTAGGGGTGTTTAATAATCTACGCACAGCGGGCATAACCCCCGTACAGCTCAAACTAGATGCCGATGTGGCCTTTACCCTACTCTCCCCTGCCCAGCAAACGCTGAACATCGCCAGCCAGCGCGAAGCCAGCGCAGAATTCCGCCTGCGTGCCAACAGCGTGCTTGGCTCGGGTAGCCTGCGCTTTACCGCTAGCAGTGGCAGTAAGCAAGGTATCGCCAGAGACGCAGTCAGCATTCGCCCCGCTGTACCTTACTCCACCAAACTCAGCGTTGGCCGCTTTGATCATGCCACGCAGGAAGTGGCGCTAAGCCGCGATTTATTTAAAGAGTATCGAAAGGTCAGTGCCGGTGTGGCGGGCTCGCCCTTAGTTTGGGCTCAAGGTCTAGCGGTTTATCTGGATGGCTATGCTTACAGCTGCACCGAGCAAGTGATCAGCAAAGGCTTCCCTGCCCTGCTCTTGCCTAATTTAGACCGCACAAAAACACAAACCGCCTTTAATAAGCTGAAGCAAACCTTGGCCGAGCGGCAAAATGATGAGGGCAGCTTTGGCCTGTGGGCCAGCAATCCGGATATTTCGCGTTTTGCCTCGGTTTATGCCGTGCATTATTTAATTGAAGCCAAAGAACGTGGCCTGCCGGTTTCAGACGACATGCTCAAAAGAGCCAATAGCTGGCTAGAAACACTGGCTACCGGCAGCAGCGAAAACTTAAGCGAAGCAAGGGAGCGAGCCTATGCTATTTACCTACTTAGCCGTCAGGGTGTGATGACCAGCGGCATGATTGCCGCACTGCAGCAGGAGCTTGAAGCGCACCACGCCAAAGTATGGCAACAAGACCTTACCGCCGCCTATTTGGCCGCTAGCTACAAGCTGCTAAAACAAGATGCGCTGGCTAAAAGCCTATTTAAAACTGTACCTTGGCTATTGCTTGCAAAAGCCACGCCAAGCACCGGAGAGAGCTACTACAACCCGCTGGTACACGATGCACAGCGGCTGTATCTGCTATCACGCCACTTTAAAGAACAGCTCAACAGCGTTCCAGCCGCCGAGCTAGCTCAGCTAGGCAATGCCATCAGCGCTCAGAACTACCACTCGCTTTCTGCCGCGTATTTAATGCTGGGGCTGGAGGCTTATAGCAATAATGCCGGTACATTTACGCTGGCCGAAGTGGATAAAAGCGGCAAGGTAAGCAAACTAGACAACACGGCGATGCTTTCAAACACCGCTCACAGAGTACGCTTTGGCAAGGAAGGCGCCCTACCTGGCTTTTACCTCTTAAGCGAAGCAGGCTTTGATAAGCTGCCACCCAAGGCAGCCATTAAGCAAGGGGTGGAGATCATCCGCGAATACACCGATCTTGCGGGAAAAGTCATCAGCAAAGTCAAAATTGGCGAAGAGTTTTTAGTGCGGCTACGGCTGCGCTCAGAACAAAAGGGCTCGCAAATGGCGATTGTTGAGCTATTACCAGGCGGGGTAGAAATTGTGCCATCACCTAAAGAAGACGCCCCAGCTCAGGCAAGCTTGGAAGGAGAAAGCGAAGGGGATGGCGACCCACAACGCCCCACTTGGCAAGCACCGCTGGGAGAAAAACAATCCAGTTGGCGGCCAGATTACCTAGATATGCGCGACGACAGAATCGTGCTGTATGGCAACATCAGCAAAGACGCCGCCACCTTCGTCTATCGCCTGCGCGCCACCCACGCCGGAATCTTCCAGACCCCAGCCCCTTATGCTGAAGCCATGTACGGCACGCAACAAGGTCGAGGCGTAGCAGGTAAGCTAGAAATTGTAAAACCATGA
- a CDS encoding YbdD/YjiX family protein, whose translation MLKFLQSGSAFRTNAKRVVQTCRLMVGIHDYDAYLLHMHGHHPEIEPKTRDEFYRYCLEARFPGAGKISKCPC comes from the coding sequence ATGCTTAAATTTTTACAATCAGGATCAGCATTTAGAACCAATGCCAAACGCGTGGTACAAACCTGCCGCCTGATGGTGGGCATCCACGATTACGATGCATATCTACTGCATATGCACGGGCATCACCCAGAGATTGAGCCTAAAACTCGCGATGAGTTCTATCGCTACTGCCTAGAAGCTCGCTTCCCAGGTGCAGGCAAAATCAGTAAATGCCCTTGCTAA